A section of the Candidatus Dependentiae bacterium genome encodes:
- the radA gene encoding DNA repair protein RadA: MAKQKTSFKCNQCTYTTVRWLGCCPECKEWDSFTEVTTGGPTLGATKGAMAGSAPAINMIQLSTVDSKPKDRMLSGIKEWDRVMGGGIMPSSLLILTGDPGIGKSTLLLQISNALAENYTVFYFSTEESLQQVKQRADRLGCINSNLLFSDQADLESIINTTQQAKPDLLIIDSIQNCYMAQTQAGPGSIGQLREAAFHLMRLAKEHDITIIISGHITKEGTIAGPKTLEHMVDAVFYLQGEDRWQTRVLRSVKNRFGTINELGFFEMQANGLEEVPNINEQLLSEISYCPGSVLVSVIEGTRPLLLELQALTIESKLGIPQRVVSGLDQKQVVLIAAILEKYLHIKLSTQDIFFKVSGGFKIKGSSTDLGIALALLSSYFQQPLPEKTIVLGELSLTGQIKPINQINLFVREAEKFGIQQLIVAHNQKIDAPLDTVKRFQSIYELLSLFSA, encoded by the coding sequence ATGGCAAAACAAAAAACTTCATTTAAGTGTAACCAATGCACCTACACAACAGTCAGGTGGCTTGGCTGCTGCCCAGAATGTAAAGAATGGGATAGCTTTACTGAAGTAACAACCGGCGGCCCAACCCTTGGTGCAACAAAAGGTGCCATGGCTGGTTCTGCCCCTGCCATTAACATGATTCAACTCAGCACCGTTGACAGCAAGCCAAAAGATCGCATGCTTTCGGGCATTAAAGAATGGGACCGCGTTATGGGTGGCGGCATTATGCCAAGCTCCCTGCTTATTCTCACTGGCGACCCAGGCATCGGCAAATCAACGCTTCTGCTCCAGATATCAAATGCGTTAGCCGAAAACTATACCGTATTTTATTTTTCTACTGAAGAGTCATTACAACAAGTAAAGCAACGAGCAGATCGTCTTGGCTGTATTAATAGTAACTTATTGTTCTCCGATCAAGCTGATTTAGAAAGCATCATTAATACAACGCAGCAAGCAAAACCCGACCTACTCATTATTGATTCAATCCAAAATTGCTACATGGCCCAAACGCAGGCCGGCCCAGGATCTATTGGTCAACTTCGTGAGGCAGCATTCCACCTCATGCGTTTGGCAAAAGAGCATGACATTACCATTATTATTAGTGGCCATATCACCAAAGAAGGCACGATTGCAGGACCAAAAACCTTAGAACATATGGTTGACGCCGTTTTTTATCTCCAGGGAGAAGACCGCTGGCAGACACGAGTACTCCGATCGGTCAAAAATCGATTTGGCACTATTAATGAATTAGGGTTCTTTGAAATGCAAGCCAATGGCCTTGAAGAAGTCCCCAATATCAATGAACAACTCTTAAGCGAGATTTCCTATTGCCCAGGATCAGTGCTTGTCAGCGTTATAGAAGGAACTCGACCCTTATTACTCGAATTGCAAGCATTAACTATTGAATCTAAGCTGGGAATACCCCAACGCGTGGTCTCGGGGCTTGACCAAAAACAGGTAGTCCTGATTGCTGCTATTCTTGAAAAATACCTCCATATCAAATTATCGACCCAAGATATCTTTTTTAAGGTCAGTGGAGGGTTCAAAATCAAAGGGAGTTCAACGGACTTAGGCATAGCCTTAGCCTTACTATCAAGCTACTTTCAACAGCCCTTGCCCGAAAAAACCATTGTTTTAGGGGAATTGAGCCTCACAGGCCAGATTAAGCCCATTAACCAAATCAACCTCTTCGTCCGAGAAGCAGAAAAATTTGGCATTCAACAACTTATCGTCGCCCACAACCAAAAAATTGATGCGCCACTGGACACGGTCAAGCGCTTCCAAAGCATATATGAGCTGCTCTCCTTGTTTTCTGCCTAA
- a CDS encoding thymidine kinase has product MLNHTPYTHEKGHLEVICGPMFSGKSEELMRRLRRAKIAKQRVMTFKPSIDNRHSIEYVVSHDGNKLFAQALDDVTSILTIVHQENIDVIGIDEVQFFPTDVISIICTLIDEGKRVIIAGLDLDFRGVPFGSVPTLLAIADTITKLNAICCICGKDAHCTQRLVNGDCAKYDDPIILIGAQEAYQARCRNCFSIDKRPKLY; this is encoded by the coding sequence ATGCTCAACCATACCCCCTACACCCACGAAAAAGGCCATCTTGAAGTAATTTGCGGACCAATGTTTTCTGGAAAGTCAGAAGAATTGATGCGCCGACTACGCCGTGCAAAAATAGCAAAACAACGAGTCATGACCTTTAAGCCAAGCATCGATAACCGTCACTCTATCGAATATGTCGTTTCTCACGATGGCAACAAACTCTTTGCCCAAGCCCTTGATGATGTGACCTCAATACTAACCATCGTTCACCAAGAGAACATCGATGTTATTGGTATCGATGAAGTACAATTCTTCCCGACCGACGTCATCTCTATAATTTGTACCTTAATCGATGAAGGCAAACGGGTTATTATCGCTGGTCTCGACCTTGATTTTCGTGGCGTACCCTTTGGCAGTGTCCCAACGCTCCTGGCAATTGCTGATACGATCACCAAACTCAATGCGATCTGTTGCATTTGTGGCAAGGATGCTCATTGCACCCAACGACTAGTCAACGGCGATTGCGCAAAGTACGATGACCCTATTATTTTAATAGGCGCTCAAGAAGCGTACCAAGCACGGTGCCGCAACTGCTTCAGTATCGATAAACGACCAAAACTTTACTAA